TCTTTACCAAACTCCGGATCGGTTTGCTTGCGTCTGGCAATGTATTTCTCTACATCACTCATCATTTTGCTTCCTGCTTAAATAATCTCTTTTTCGTTGTTCTGCTAACTCAATCTCTTGGGCTACCGTGGTGTACACATCTCACTCAAAACCTCACCCTCGCTTGAATCGGCGCTAAAATCTTTCCCTCTCCTTACTAAGGAGAGGGATGCCCGATAGGGCAGGGTGAGGTTCAACTCTCGCTTCGTTGCCAGAAAGTCGCAACCCCAAAATCCAGAAAAAACCAACGTATCTTAACCAGGAGATCAAATATACTGCTTGAGTTGTGTCCCAGCAAATCCGCACATAGTCTTATATTGTCCATAAACAACCTATGACTTCTGTTAGAAGAATAATTACGTTTTTACAGCTAGTCTTGACTTATATTCAGGACGGCTCATTCGCTTGAAGATAGGTTGATTTTGACTCCTTTTCCGGAGCCAACCTGTGATTGAGGCGAGTTTGCTCCGGTTCTGAAACTGTAAAAAGTGTTGAAAATTAACGAATGGAGTCTTGTAATGATAAATTTGATTTCTAAGGCATTTGCTCAGATCAATTCTCTATTTAACCAACTTCAGGTAAAACGTTTTTTCGCTGTGGTTCTAGCTGGGTTGCTAGTGCTGACAACAAATGTTACTAATGAGAGTAGTGACAAAAATTTAACCAACAGAGTTAACCAAGCCCTAGAGCGGAACTCTTCCGACAGACCGCAAACAGTAGGAGAATGGTTTAAAGAAGCTCGGGAAACCGAAGGTGCTCCTGCTGAACGTGCCAAAAGAATTGCAGGACAATCAGCTGAAGCTGTAAAAGACTTGGGTAAGGTGTACCCAGATACTGCTGAAAGGACTGCTGATAGTGTAAAGGACTAGTATAAAGGACAAAGCAAACTAGGCAGATAAACGGGTAAACTCAAATCTTGCACTTTACCGGTGAGTACGCCTTGAACTAAAGTTCAAGGCTAATAGATCAAGTCCGTTAAAACGGACTCAAAGGCTTACCCAGTCCGTTTTAACGAACTTTGATTTTGAGCCAAGAAATTGATTTTTTGGCGGACTAAAAAGCAGATGCAAGATCTGAGTAAACAGAGATTTTAGAAGACAAGTGACAGGGTACAGGGGAACTGTAACCTGTCACTTATTGCTTTTTTACAGTTATCAGTTATCAGGTAGGAAACGGACTCGTCCACCCCTTGTTCACTGTTCACTGTTCACTGTTTTAAGCCGGATAGATCCGCAAACGCCGATTTGGTTCTTCCCCAAAGCTATTAGATTTCAGCCGATAGTGTTCTACCAATTCGTGCTGCATTTTCCGCACTTGAGGAGAACGGGGCAATAATTCGACTGGCTGTCCTTTGGGAATCACGATTTGCTCTACAGCAAGTCTTGCTTCTTCCAGCGCGTCCATTTCATCATCACTGGCGCTGTGGAGAAACAGTTGCATTTCGCGATCGTCGTTAACTTCCGGATCGTCCATATTCAGCAACCGCCGCAAGCCTCGGGTAATCTGCGGTAGAGTGCTGGACTTGATCATATGAATTGGTATTTGACGTGCTCTAGCCATTTGCCGTAATTTGGCGTGGTTTTTGACGTGCGATCGCAACGCCAATATAGCATCAGCACTATCAAGATCTTTTGTCAATGTTACTGGTAAAGAAAGAACCCCAACTACCTGTTCCAATTGGCTCCGGCTAACGCCATAGGGATATACGTGCAGTGGCAAATCTTCGCCGTTAGGTCCTGCATGTCTAGTAGTGGTGGAGTCGAAATCAAAGCCATCAAAACCATTAAAGGATTCATCGAGTAAGCGGTCAAACTCACTAACTCCAGAACTCTTTTGGCTTTGTTGACCAGACAATGTCGGTAGGGGTATCATTTGCCCAGTAGCACGCCAGCCGTTTGTTTGTCGTGCTGGTGCTGGGAAAGATTCTTCTCCACCGAGTGTTTGTCCACGACCGTTGATTGCGGTAAGCTGACGAGTGACGTTCACATTGCCATTGTCATCCACAGTTCTAACTTGCGGACTAGGCTGACGCCCCCGTAGGAGAGTATCAACTGTGTCAGCGACGCTGTCGTGAACTACCCAGCGTTGCCGTTCTAACATTTCCACCGCAATCTCGAAAGTGGGAGGTGCTTTGCGTTCTAAAACTGTCTTTTGAGTTCCTCGCCGTCTGGCTTCATCGTCTCCCAGTGTCACAGCCTGGATACCACCAACCAAGTCAGCAAGCGTCGGATTTTTGATCAGGTTTTCAATCTGATTACCGTGAGCAGTTCCTACCAACTGGACACCTCGTTCGGCAATAGTACGAGCTGCTAAGGCTTCCAGTTCTGTACCAATTTCATCAATAACGATGACTTCTGGCATATGGTTTTCCACAGCTTCAATCATCACTTGATGCTGTTGTTCTGGATGAGCCACTTGCATCCGCCGTGAGCGACCGATCGCGGGGTGGGCAACGTCACCATCTCCGGCGATTTCGTTAGAAGTGTCAATTATGACTACTCGCTTGTGGAAATCATCCGCTAAAACACGGGCAATCTCCCGTAGTGCAGTGGTTTTACCCACACCAGGGCGTCCTAGCATGAGAATTGATTTTCCAGTTTCTACCAAATCGCGGATCATGCCAATTGTGCCGAATATTGCCCGACCAACACGACAGGTTAAGCCGATAATCTTACCACTGCGGTTGCGGATGGCACTAATTCTGTGCAGGGTTTGCTCAATTCCTGCCCGATTATCCGCGCCAAAGGTTCCCACTCTCTTGATGCAATCATCTATCTGTTCTTGCGTAACCGGTGTTTCGCCCAGATACTCTGCTTGATTGGGAAAGCGAGCTTCAGGACGACGACCCAAATCCAAGACCACTTCTACTAGGCTATCTCGTTGAGGATGCTTTTCTAGTATCTGCTGCAAATCTTGGGGTAAAATGTCCAACAATTTTTGAAGATCGTCTTTAATCGTCATGCTTTTTATGGTGACGTTTTTTAGAGATACTTGGACACTTGTAGTACGAGGAGGATCACCCCGCCACCAGAAAGTGTCCGCAACGCGCGAATCGGGAACAGTGTTCCCTACTGCTGTGACTTGAGCTGGGAAACGAGAGAATGTGCAAGCGAAACCGCTTGAGCGAGCAATTCTGGTTCTTCTTCTAAGCGGACAGTTGTTTGAACATAAGCATTTTTCACCTCCCTTGCTTCTAATTGCTCAAGAATTGGTGACAGTAGTACCCGGGCGTAACTACCGTAAGCGATACCAGCAATGGAAGAGGAGGAAGAGGACGAAGAGGAATAAGCTTCCCCCGCTCTCTTCAGAAGATCCATTGCCTTCAACTTGGCAACAGTGTAGCTGTTGGTTCCACCAGCTAATTGCACATATCCCGGTAATTTAGCTGCCAAGACTTTTTGCCCTAACTTGACGGCGGCCTGAGTGGTACCATCACCAATATCCCCACTCATCGGACGACCGTCAGTCTGCCAAATTAAAGCACACGGTATGGGGGCAATTACGTTATAAAGGGCGTGAAGATAGTCAATCAGACCGTCTCCATCTGGACAACTGATGGCGACTAACTTCAAACGCTCAACCCAAGGTAAAATCGCTTGCCACAATCTTGTAAATTCTGTCAAACGCCCAACATTTGTATGAATTTCTACGGCATCTACTCCTGATGACAGGATCAATGGTGCGATCGCTCCTGGCGTTGATACATATGACCTTGTATAAATTATATCGTATGGACAAATGGGTATGCAACGACCACACCCGTAGCATTTTTGTGATATAATCCCTGATGATTCGTTTTTTATACTATTAAAAACAATTGCTTGGGCTGGACAAATCCTTTCACATGGTCTATCACATTCCTTGGGGCATTCTGTAGAATTAAACTCAGCTTTGCGGAAATGTGGATCTTCCCCGTCGTTGAGACTAACCATCAACAGGGGAGACCTTCCAGGCAAGCCAAATCCTTGCTGCCCAGCAACCTCTGATAAGGCAGAGGCAGCTTGCAGCCCTTCTTTGGCTGCGGCAATAACAGCTGGATCAGCGGCAACATCTATGCAGTCAGCGCCAGCCAAAGTGTAGGCTAGTGTTAAACTTCTAACCGCAGGCAGATGTTGGTAGCTGGCCCCGCAGATGAGCTTGAACCAGTGACCTTGTTTGAGGGATCGTAAAGGGTCTAGCAGATGAGTCACATCTCTATTATGCTATGGGACGGAAAAATGTAAGAGGTGGCTCACAAAAGTTTTGATGATTATTTTTTTCTATTTCAAATGAGAAAACTTTTGTTTTCAAGTCTTGCGTGAGATTTTGTTGAGAATCTGTATTTTGGGAGTTTGATGACCGAAGAAAGAACTCAGAACACAGAACTCAGTACTCAGAATCAGTAAAAAGGATACAAGCCCACGCCAGATGCTAACTCCTGCCCAGACGCTGCTTTGTAAGTCCCAAAGGGACACGCTTACGCGTATCTCCTGCCCAGACGCTGCGCGTTCGCTCGATTCGTGCGCTTGCGCTTACAAGTCGGGAAACCCCTTTGGGTGTGCGCAGAGCGCACGCCTTACGGCGAACGCCCTAGTGGGAACGGCCACGCCTTACGGTGAGTCCAGCGCTGCGGGAGGGTCTCCCTCCGCAGGCGACTGGCGAACCCGGAGGGCTATCGGGAACGCCCGTCGCCTGACGCCACATTCTACCCTGCCCGAAGGCGTTCCGCCTACAACGGGGCGGCAGCTTTTCGGGGGAAGCTTCCCCCGAAAACGTGCCTTGGGAACCCCCGCAAGGCGCTGCTCTGGGCACAGAAGTGGCAGATGAGGGAAACCCTCCCGCAGCACTGGTTTCACCGCCCACAGCACTGGCTCCTGTGTTTAAACATAAAGATATATTTCGAGATACATAGTACTGAAGTTGAGGCATCCTTGTTCAAATCCACGCTTATTTATCGGGAGGCAACGCGGTCTTGGAGGTTTCCTCCTTAGAACGCTTGCCGTGATGTATTCTGAGTTCCTACTCTGTGGTCTTCTTAAGATATTGCTTGTGTTGTGAAAGGCTGAGCAGTTGAACAGGCTGATTGTATTTATAGTCACTCAATAGTTAATTATGTATTTGGATGCTTGACTGGGATTTCGATGATAAACTCTGCTCCTTCTCCTGGTAAGGAGTTGCAACTAATTTGCCCTTGATGTTTTTGTACCACAATCTGATGGCTGATTGCTAATCCCAGTCCACTGCCTTTACCAACAGGCTTTGTCGTAAAAAATGGGTCAAAGGTTCTTGATCGGACTGACTCATCCATACCAAATCCATTGTCAGTGATACTAATTTTGACTGTATTATCATCTGCCAACTCTGTACGAATACGAATCACAGGAGGACAAATTGTGGAGCTAACGTCATGAGTTGGTGAGTTGGTAAAGTGTAATGGTCTTATTTTTTGGCCATCTTCCCATTGGCAGATGTCTTGATCACAAAGCTTGTGCTCATCTTCCCCTATTCGGTGAAATTTTGGATGGCTTGCGCTACTAAGACTTGTGTTCATCTGTCCACCAGAACAAGACGACATCTTCCACTTACTATGCGCCTGTGTTGACTCCAAGGCATCGATCGCATTATTCAAGATATGCAGAAACACTTGGTTCAGTTCGCTAGCATAACAAGTGACAGGCGGCAAATTGTCGTCATACTCTTTTACGACAACAATGGGACAACGATATGTTGTTTCCTTGAGTCGATGCTGCAACATCACCAAAGTACTGTCTATACCTTCATGAATGTTTACCGACTTCATCTGGGCTTCGTCAACCCGAGAAAATTTTTGTAGCGCTAGTACAATGTGCCGAATGCGATCGGCACCTCTGTTCATAGCACCTAATAAGTTTTTCAGGTCACACATCAAAAAATTTAGGTCTATCTCCTGAACAATCTGCTCAATCTTTGGTGTCGAATGTGGATATTCTTGCTGATAGAGTGAAATCACACCGACCAGTTCTTGCATATATTGCCCAACATATTCAAGATTGCCATAAATAAAACTGATTGGATTATTCACCTCATGGGCAATTCCGGCAACCAATTGCCCCAATGCGACCATCTTCTCATTTTGAATTTGTTTAACTTGAGCAGCTTTTAAATCGTCAAGAGCATTTTGCAACAAAAGATTTTTTTCTTGAAGTTTAATTTCTAATAGACGCAAGTTAATCTGATTTTCAATTCGTAAGATAACTTCCGCCACAGAAAAAGGTTTAGTTATATAGTCTACACCTCCCACATCAAAGGCTTTTACTTTATCTAACACATCATCTAGAGCACTAATAAAAATCACTGGGACTTCACAAGTTCTTTCGTCATCCTTAAGTTGCTGACAAAGCTCATACCCATTTACTCCTGGCATGTTAATATCTAGCAAAATGACATCAGGCAAAACCATTTGACACGCCATCAGTCCCATTTTGCCATTTAAGGCTTTACGAACTTCATAACCTTGTGCAGTCAGCATTGCTGACAACAGACGTAGGTTGTCTGGTGTATCATCAACGACTAGAATATTGCCTTTATATTCTTGACCTTGATTTCTATGCATTTCAAAAAAACTGATATGGCAATTTGAGAAATATTTGGCACGCAAGACAAATTTCAGCTTAGTGTGGCTGAAATCTGTCTGTTACCATCATGCATCAAATTTACCACCAAGAGTGGTCCAAGTTAGTTTACCCAGCTCTCCATCTACAGTTAAACCGGCTGCTTTCTGAAATGCTTTGACAGCAGCTTCCGTTTGAGGACCAAAATTTCCATCTGCGCTTCCTGCGTTGTACCCTCTTGCATTCAGCACTTTTTGCACAGCCTTGACATCATCTCCTATCCTTCCTTGACGAAGATTACGTCTAAGTACTGGTAATACAAAGCCAGAATATGTCAAATTCCAAGCTTCACCACGTTCACCTTCCTTGGGAATACGCCAAATTGATGAGCCAGGATAGTTATTCAGGTAATCTTGAAGTTCAGCGGCTGTTGCAGGTTTTGCTGTATCACTTTCCGAATCCCAAACGGGTAAGATTGGTTTTTTCAAACCCAAATTTTTGTAAGCATCTAGACAATCTTTAACTTCTTCTGGAGTCGTGGGTTTGAAAGTGAACTTCTCAAAATAGATTTGTAGGAACGCTAAGTCGCAATACTTATCCAAAATCTGCCAAGGAACATTAGGGTGGAGTCGAGGATTTCCAAAAGTTGTATATCCTAAAGTTCCTTCCTTGACGATCATACGCACAGCAGAAAGAAGCTTGTCTAGATTTGTATGTGTGCTTGGATCTTCTACTTCTTTTTCTACATCAACAATATAGCCATCCAGTCCACAGTTAAGAGCTTGCCTAACTTTTACAATTTGTCTAGTAATATCAGCAGTACCATAGTGATATCCCCATCCATACACTTCGATCTCACGAGACTTAAATTCCTGAATAATTTCTGGAGAACACTGCCAATTCCAAAAAGTTGGTTTACCTTGATATTTTCCATCAAAAACCTTAAGATAAACACGCTGTACTTTTCGTTCAACAAGCTTGTCCAGATAATCAGCACGAATCTCTGAAAGCTTCCAAATCCAAATTCCGTTGGGATCTTGTGCCATATTCTTTAGTTCTTTATTTCGTAAAAATGACAGGCAAGTAAAGTATACCCATAGATTTTATAGATTGTTTCCTAGAGTATCGTCTACAACCTTTGCCTGTAACTGCTTCAATAATTTATCTATTAATTCCAGAAGATTTCAAAAATTTGTTGTGCAATTGCGTCATTATATGGCATATTGCTTTTTCTGCTTCAGTTTTGGTGATAATGAGCCATGAGAACTATCTGGGTAAATGAACAACTTGATCCATCTGGAATGATTTATGCCTGTATTGCTTGCTGTAACGAGTCCCAAGCCAAAGACTGTCATGAGTCATTTAAGCAAAATTTAACTGAGGAGCAAAAGGCATGGGGGTGGGTGGCGCGGTTGCGAACAGTTAATTCTTGGGATGACGTTCCGGTGAATGCTTTAAAGTTGGATTGAAGCCGCAAGTCAGAATTCTCAATTCCGACGATTGCAAATCATCCACATAAAACCGATAAATGAGCGCACGGAAATTACGACGCTCTTGCAGCACGCCCTTGGGGTTCGCCCATTCCCCAGGTTTCCCCCCAGAGCGTGGAAACCTAGTGCTCTGACAACCCAAAATTGCCAGGTTAAGGCAAGCACGGGGAGAGTAAGATTTTTTCACCTCATCAACCCGTCAAAGTTAGTGTGTTGCACTACTAATCGAGGACTGCCTCACTTTTGACTAAGAATATTTGTAGTAGTAGGTTGAGAAGAACCAAGTCAAACCCAACAAAGCGTCCCAAATGTCGGGTTTCGTTCACTGGATCCAACCTACACATTTTTGTTTTTTGGGCAAAACCCGAGCAGTGTTGAGTCGAGAACTGGCTTACTTTTGACGTGAGTTCGATGCGCAAGAGTGTCTCACAATTCAAATAGGACTGCTATAGCAAAGTGAAAATAAAAAACTTATCATAAAAGGTAAAAGAAAGATTAAAGATTTATTAAAGATAAGTATAATACTAGAAACAGCTTGAAAGTATCTCTTCTAGTAGGGAAAATTGATATTTATTTTGACTATTTAAGAGTTATCATCAAAAAAAAAGATCGATGTCAAAAACTTGTAAAAACCAAATAAAGTTGAGTGCAATATCCGACAGTTTACACTTCTGCTGGAGGCTGTCCCATTAATTTGGTTGGCAAAAGGGGACAAGCAGTTCAAATTTCAATTCATGTTCCTAGTCTGTATATCTGTGCCAACCGCGAGCAGATATTACCAGATTGGAAAAAACAGCTTTTCTTGTGGGTGGTGATTGTTTTACAGCAATCAAGATATGAACTTGTAGAAAGTACACCGAAAATTGAGACAGAAAAACAAAGGTTACGGGAAAAGTTTATGAGATTTGGCTGTGATGTGGCATTTAATCTGCGCGATCGCCATTATTTAACAGACCTAATCGACCCCCGCACTGGCTATCCTTTGCTTTCCCGTCCAGGGAAAATTCTGCACGATGATACCGCAGCTGTAAAAGCTTTACTGCATTATCCGGTTATTCAGAACAAATGCCGTTTATTAGTCCACCCGAAGTGGGGAATGGCAGTTTATCCTGGAATTTTGATATCACAAGCTCCCCCAATGATCATAGAGTGGGTTATCAAGAGCATAGCCCCCCTGCATGACTGGAAGATAAAAGATGAAAGATGAAAAATTTATACTTTCTATTCAGCTTGTTTGTACTCTTGATACCATTGCACAAAGCAATTTATACCTTGTTCGAGGGGTGTACTGGGCTTAAATCCAACATCACGCATCAGGTCATCTACATCGGCATAAGTTGCAGGAACATCTCCCGGTTGCATCGGTAATAAGTTTTTCACGGCTTTCTTGCCAAGCGCCTTTTCTATCACTTCAATGAACGTCATCAATTCCACAGGGTTATTGTTACCAATGTTATAAAGCCTGTAAGGAGCATGACTGTTTGCTACGTTGGCTATCTTGGGTTGAGGTGGTTTAAGCATCACCCGAAAGACGCCCTCGACAACATCGTCAATGTATGTAAAATCTCGCTGCATTTTACCAAAATTGTAGACATCAATGGGCTTGCCTTGTTGTATCGCTTTTACGAATTTAAAATATGCCATGTCGGGTCTTCCCCAGGGACCATAAACTGTAAAAAAGCGTAGCCCAGTTGTTGGAATGTGATAAAGATGACTATAAGTATGGGCAATCAGTTCATTTGCTTTTTTAGTTGCAGCATACAGTGAAATAGGATGGTCAACATTATCATTGACAGCGAAGGGAACTTTGGTGTTAATGCCGTAAACAGAACTTGAAGAGGCAAATACTAAGTGCTTGATTTGACTTTGGCGGCATCCTTCCAAAAGGTTAACAAAGCCTGTAACATTGCTATCTATATAAACCCAAGGATTTTGTAAAGAGTAGCGTACGCCTGCTTGGGCTGCAAGATTGACGACATAATCAAAAGTGTAGTTTTGAAAGAGTTTCGCAACCTCAAGGCGATCGCTTAACTCCAAAAACTCAAACGTAAACCCCGGCTGCGAGTCAAGCTGCGCCAAACGAGCTTTTTTTAGGTTGACATCATAATAGTCATTTAAGTTGTCAATGCCTATCACCTCGACACCTTCTTTCACAAGACGTTGTGCTAAGTGATAGCCAATGAATCCAGCAACACCAGTAACCAGTACCCTCATCATCAATATCCCTCAAAAGTCTATAACAGCCATCATAGTCATTGCTTGAACTACAGCCATCGCTGTAGCCAGGAATTTTATTGGGGGGATTTTCACTAGCAGGCTGACGTAGTTTTTAGTCTGAGTGTGCTATTCGCCAAAGCAGAAAAATCATATGAAAAAATTAATTGTGTGAAGGTGATGACTATAGCGCTTGATGGTGTTGGGTGGAATACATCGTGTAGCTTCAGTTATAGGCGATACACACAAGCTAAAGCCTATGCGCAAACCACACGCTGCGCGAACGACTGACTTGTGCTGAGTCGGTCGTTGTAGCGCGAACGCCCAAGTCCTCCAGCTTATCGCCGTTCGCGTGGTTGCGTTATTGAGAATTGTGCAAGATTTCAGTTTAATCAACTTCAATCAAATTGATGTCAAATTTAAACTTATAATAATTTCAGAAAAAAATTGAAGAAATTTTTTCTCTTATACTCATGAAAAATGGCAATGTCGTAGTTTACCGTTACCATAAAAAATAGCAATGTGCAACAACTGAAAGTAATATCTGAGACTTGTTTGCTTAACCAAGCCTGATAATTTTCACTAAAAAATCTATAAGGGTTCTGGCTCGAATGAAAGACAAATTCATTTACTACAGCCTGCGTATTCTCTGACAAGTTACTCAGAGAGTATTTATATCTGTGGTTGTTTAACTCTTTGATGTACTGGATTCAATTGAAAACCCTTATAGTGATTTTAAGTGCATAAACAGGATACGAAAAAAACGCTCCTTAGACATATACCCGAGGAATAATTTATATGCGGATTCCAGCAGCAACTTATCGAATTCAATTCAATTCAGAATTTGGTTTTGATGCCGCAAAAGCAATTACAAACTATCTGGTAGAGTTGGGAATTTCTGACCTCTACGCTTCTCCCATTTTCAAAGCCAGACCTGGAAGTAGTCATGGATATGACGTTGTTGATCCCACTCAGTTAAATCCAGAATTAGGAACTCAAGAAGCTTTTGAAAGCTTAGTCCAAGAATTACAACAGCATAAGCTCGGTTGGTTACAGGATATTGTCCCTAATCACATGGGTTATGATAGCCAAAATAAATATTTGATGGATGTGTTGGAATACGGTATACATTCCAGCTATGTTGATTACTTTGATATTCCTTGGAATGCTCCTTTTGGTATAAACTACGAACCGATACTGGCTCCATTACTGGGCAACTTTTACGGAGAGTGTTTAGAAAATGGCGACATTCAACTTAAGTATGACGAGACAGGACTAAACGTTAACTATTTTAGTTTAAAGATTCCTCTTAAATTAGAATCATACGCCAATTTGTTGAGTGAGAATTTAGATAAATTGGCTCAAGCTTTAGGAAGGGAGCACCCGATATTTGTGAGGTTGCTTGGTGTCTTGTATATAGTAAAAAGTCTTCCTTCAGAGACAGTAGCACAGCAAAGACAAGACCAAGCAGCTTTTGTCAAAGGACTCCTTTGGGAATTGTATACAGAAAATCCGGAAGTGAAAACGTTTATTGATGAAAATCTGCAACTTTTTAACGGTGAACCAGGAAAGGCAGAAAGCTTTGATCTTTTAGAAAGTTTACTTTCAGAACAGTTTTTCCGCCTCTGTTACTGGAAAGTTGGGGCGGAAGAAATGAATTATAGAAGATTTTTCGCTGTGAATGAGTTGATATCAGTCAGAGTGGAAAATTTAAAGGTTTTTGAAAAGACTCATAATTTGATTAATAAGCTAGTCAGTGAAGGTAAGTTTACAGGCTTGCGAATTGACCACATTGATGGTTTATACGATCCAAAACAGTATTTAGACAGGTTGAGAGAAAAGACGGGAGATACATATATTACTGTTGAAAAGATTTTACAGCCTGGAGAAGACTTACCAAATGACTGGTCAGTTCAAGGTACATCTGGCTATGATTATCTGAATTACATCAACGGAATTTTTTGTAAAACTGAAAACGAAGATAAGTTTACTGAAATATACTCAGGTTTTACAGGGCTAACAACATCTTTTGAGGAAATGGTTCCCGACAAAAAGCACCTCATTCTAGAGAGAACGTTAGCCGGGGATATTGATAATATCACTTCTCTTTTAAAGAAAATTGCGAGTAAGCATCGGTATGGAAATGACTTTACAATCAATGGTTTAAAGCGAGCACTTGCAGAAGTCCTTAGTCGCTTTCCTGTTTACCGGACTTACGTTACTAAAGAGGGTATCTCTGA
This portion of the Brasilonema sennae CENA114 genome encodes:
- a CDS encoding R3H domain-containing nucleic acid-binding protein, encoding MTIKDDLQKLLDILPQDLQQILEKHPQRDSLVEVVLDLGRRPEARFPNQAEYLGETPVTQEQIDDCIKRVGTFGADNRAGIEQTLHRISAIRNRSGKIIGLTCRVGRAIFGTIGMIRDLVETGKSILMLGRPGVGKTTALREIARVLADDFHKRVVIIDTSNEIAGDGDVAHPAIGRSRRMQVAHPEQQHQVMIEAVENHMPEVIVIDEIGTELEALAARTIAERGVQLVGTAHGNQIENLIKNPTLADLVGGIQAVTLGDDEARRRGTQKTVLERKAPPTFEIAVEMLERQRWVVHDSVADTVDTLLRGRQPSPQVRTVDDNGNVNVTRQLTAINGRGQTLGGEESFPAPARQTNGWRATGQMIPLPTLSGQQSQKSSGVSEFDRLLDESFNGFDGFDFDSTTTRHAGPNGEDLPLHVYPYGVSRSQLEQVVGVLSLPVTLTKDLDSADAILALRSHVKNHAKLRQMARARQIPIHMIKSSTLPQITRGLRRLLNMDDPEVNDDREMQLFLHSASDDEMDALEEARLAVEQIVIPKGQPVELLPRSPQVRKMQHELVEHYRLKSNSFGEEPNRRLRIYPA
- the ldpA gene encoding circadian clock protein LdpA, translated to MTHLLDPLRSLKQGHWFKLICGASYQHLPAVRSLTLAYTLAGADCIDVAADPAVIAAAKEGLQAASALSEVAGQQGFGLPGRSPLLMVSLNDGEDPHFRKAEFNSTECPKECDRPCERICPAQAIVFNSIKNESSGIISQKCYGCGRCIPICPYDIIYTRSYVSTPGAIAPLILSSGVDAVEIHTNVGRLTEFTRLWQAILPWVERLKLVAISCPDGDGLIDYLHALYNVIAPIPCALIWQTDGRPMSGDIGDGTTQAAVKLGQKVLAAKLPGYVQLAGGTNSYTVAKLKAMDLLKRAGEAYSSSSSSSSSIAGIAYGSYARVLLSPILEQLEAREVKNAYVQTTVRLEEEPELLAQAVSLAHSLVSQLKSQQ
- a CDS encoding hybrid sensor histidine kinase/response regulator, with translation MHRNQGQEYKGNILVVDDTPDNLRLLSAMLTAQGYEVRKALNGKMGLMACQMVLPDVILLDINMPGVNGYELCQQLKDDERTCEVPVIFISALDDVLDKVKAFDVGGVDYITKPFSVAEVILRIENQINLRLLEIKLQEKNLLLQNALDDLKAAQVKQIQNEKMVALGQLVAGIAHEVNNPISFIYGNLEYVGQYMQELVGVISLYQQEYPHSTPKIEQIVQEIDLNFLMCDLKNLLGAMNRGADRIRHIVLALQKFSRVDEAQMKSVNIHEGIDSTLVMLQHRLKETTYRCPIVVVKEYDDNLPPVTCYASELNQVFLHILNNAIDALESTQAHSKWKMSSCSGGQMNTSLSSASHPKFHRIGEDEHKLCDQDICQWEDGQKIRPLHFTNSPTHDVSSTICPPVIRIRTELADDNTVKISITDNGFGMDESVRSRTFDPFFTTKPVGKGSGLGLAISHQIVVQKHQGQISCNSLPGEGAEFIIEIPVKHPNT
- a CDS encoding peptidoglycan-binding domain-containing protein — its product is MAQDPNGIWIWKLSEIRADYLDKLVERKVQRVYLKVFDGKYQGKPTFWNWQCSPEIIQEFKSREIEVYGWGYHYGTADITRQIVKVRQALNCGLDGYIVDVEKEVEDPSTHTNLDKLLSAVRMIVKEGTLGYTTFGNPRLHPNVPWQILDKYCDLAFLQIYFEKFTFKPTTPEEVKDCLDAYKNLGLKKPILPVWDSESDTAKPATAAELQDYLNNYPGSSIWRIPKEGERGEAWNLTYSGFVLPVLRRNLRQGRIGDDVKAVQKVLNARGYNAGSADGNFGPQTEAAVKAFQKAAGLTVDGELGKLTWTTLGGKFDA
- a CDS encoding glycogen debranching protein; the protein is MRTIWVNEQLDPSGMIYACIACCNESQAKDCHESFKQNLTEEQKAWGWVARLRTVNSWDDVPVNALKLD
- a CDS encoding methylmalonic aciduria and homocystinuria type D protein, translated to MQYPTVYTSAGGCPINLVGKRGQAVQISIHVPSLYICANREQILPDWKKQLFLWVVIVLQQSRYELVESTPKIETEKQRLREKFMRFGCDVAFNLRDRHYLTDLIDPRTGYPLLSRPGKILHDDTAAVKALLHYPVIQNKCRLLVHPKWGMAVYPGILISQAPPMIIEWVIKSIAPLHDWKIKDER
- a CDS encoding NAD-dependent epimerase, which codes for MRVLVTGVAGFIGYHLAQRLVKEGVEVIGIDNLNDYYDVNLKKARLAQLDSQPGFTFEFLELSDRLEVAKLFQNYTFDYVVNLAAQAGVRYSLQNPWVYIDSNVTGFVNLLEGCRQSQIKHLVFASSSSVYGINTKVPFAVNDNVDHPISLYAATKKANELIAHTYSHLYHIPTTGLRFFTVYGPWGRPDMAYFKFVKAIQQGKPIDVYNFGKMQRDFTYIDDVVEGVFRVMLKPPQPKIANVANSHAPYRLYNIGNNNPVELMTFIEVIEKALGKKAVKNLLPMQPGDVPATYADVDDLMRDVGFKPSTPLEQGINCFVQWYQEYKQAE